A part of Mesorhizobium japonicum MAFF 303099 genomic DNA contains:
- a CDS encoding TrbC/VirB2 family protein, whose product MTLWKMIATRSAGVAMPLMLLATQAMAGGGNLQPVQSTLQTLVQTLTGPIATALAVLFCIFMGFMAWAARLSWFVAGSWVLGIVLVFGSAQIVEFFQSAVGR is encoded by the coding sequence ATGACCTTGTGGAAGATGATTGCGACACGCAGCGCTGGTGTGGCGATGCCGCTCATGCTCTTGGCAACGCAGGCGATGGCCGGGGGCGGAAATCTCCAGCCGGTGCAAAGCACGCTGCAGACGTTGGTGCAGACCCTGACCGGGCCGATCGCGACGGCTCTGGCGGTTCTGTTCTGTATTTTCATGGGCTTCATGGCCTGGGCGGCACGCCTGTCATGGTTTGTGGCCGGAAGCTGGGTTTTGGGCATCGTGCTGGTCTTCGGCTCGGCCCAGATCGTCGAATTCTTTCAGTCCGCGGTCGGCAGGTGA
- a CDS encoding type IV secretion system protein VirB3, whose protein sequence is MADGRIDPGEPKLLITPLVKGLTRAPTVLGIPYELAGFIGVLTAVVFLATHNLLMLCICVPLYAVARIAIMRDSMFIEIMFIRSRKTPPRSASFWGARSYRV, encoded by the coding sequence ATGGCAGACGGCCGGATCGATCCTGGCGAGCCCAAATTGTTGATCACTCCGCTCGTCAAGGGCTTGACCCGAGCGCCGACGGTGCTCGGCATTCCCTACGAGCTTGCCGGGTTCATCGGCGTGCTGACGGCGGTCGTGTTCCTCGCAACCCATAATCTGCTCATGCTCTGTATCTGCGTGCCGCTCTATGCGGTCGCCAGGATCGCGATCATGCGCGATTCCATGTTCATCGAGATCATGTTCATCCGTTCACGAAAGACGCCACCCCGAAGCGCCAGCTTCTGGGGTGCGCGCAGTTATCGGGTGTGA
- a CDS encoding VirB4 family type IV secretion system protein: MAIARALRDELSFGAVSRRENPVSAHIPYSRHVSDEVIKTQDGMLMSFVHMSGLCFETIDIAEINSRLLGRNDLIRGLANSRYAIYSHIVRREVKPAIESSFENKFCQELDQRYTAALRTQRMFVNDIYLTIVRRELQGTVGTADLVIRKLLGRRAADGRSSSEERALIELTDVMKAVRESLQAYGARVLTVVKRNDVWHSEPLEFLVQLVNGGFPRPMALPRMKLAEALATKRLFFGPNALEIRGAFPGETRYGAIISVGEYPSITGPGMLNPMLKVPHEFIVTQSFAIIDKPQALTQMERVGRKIDMSDEADSIVGDQLGEARDELLSSEALYGLHHLTVLCLGKTMDDVARCVTDVGTALTEVSALWVREDLNCEPAFWATLPGNFAYVARKSMISSKNMAGFSAFHNYPSGRTGGVHWGMPISVLETTSQTAYFFNFHVRDLGNFTLNGPSGSGKTVLLGFLAAQAQRITPRPKLVMIDKDRGLDIFVRSLGGRYEVLKAGEPSGFNPLRLPDTPRNREFLFQLFSFILRRSDGYAHSTREEQVIRNAIAQVASAPPEGRTMEEFAELLRGAMRAGDDDLYSRLQPWMRPDQRGWLFNNAEDSFSMSSIFGFDMTSVLSDATTSTAALLYIFHRIEELLDGQPVMIFLDEGWKLLDNDIFSYFIKDKLKTIRKLNGIIGFGTQSAADIVKSSIANTLIEQTPTNIFFPNPKADEESHRAFGLSEREIKWIRETPPEARKFLIKHDQDSVIARLNLGAMPDAIKILSGRIETVQELDALRARVGDDPDVWLPVFLGRDPE; this comes from the coding sequence GTGGCAATCGCGCGGGCTCTTCGTGATGAACTGAGTTTCGGGGCCGTATCTCGTCGGGAAAACCCCGTTTCGGCTCACATACCCTATTCACGGCATGTGTCCGACGAGGTGATCAAGACGCAGGACGGCATGTTGATGTCCTTCGTTCACATGAGCGGCCTGTGCTTCGAGACGATCGATATCGCGGAGATCAATTCGCGCCTGCTCGGCCGCAACGACCTTATTCGGGGATTGGCGAATTCGCGCTATGCGATCTACTCGCACATCGTGCGCCGCGAGGTGAAGCCGGCGATCGAGTCGAGCTTCGAAAATAAGTTCTGCCAAGAGCTGGATCAGCGCTATACGGCGGCCCTGCGCACCCAGCGCATGTTTGTGAACGACATCTACCTGACGATCGTGCGGCGCGAGCTGCAGGGCACGGTCGGAACGGCGGATCTTGTGATCCGCAAGCTTTTGGGACGCAGGGCTGCGGACGGTCGCTCTTCGAGCGAGGAGCGGGCGCTGATCGAACTCACGGACGTGATGAAAGCCGTCCGAGAGAGCCTGCAGGCGTATGGCGCGCGGGTTCTCACCGTCGTCAAGCGCAATGACGTTTGGCATTCCGAGCCGCTGGAATTCCTGGTGCAGCTTGTCAATGGCGGGTTTCCGCGCCCGATGGCACTGCCGCGCATGAAGCTCGCGGAGGCGCTGGCGACGAAGCGGCTGTTCTTTGGCCCGAATGCGCTGGAAATTCGCGGGGCATTCCCTGGCGAAACGCGATACGGCGCCATCATTTCGGTAGGCGAGTACCCCTCCATTACGGGACCGGGGATGCTCAACCCAATGCTGAAGGTGCCGCACGAATTCATCGTGACGCAATCCTTCGCCATCATCGACAAGCCCCAGGCGCTCACCCAGATGGAGCGGGTTGGGCGCAAGATCGACATGTCGGATGAAGCCGACTCGATCGTGGGTGATCAGCTCGGTGAAGCGCGCGATGAGCTTCTGTCCTCGGAAGCGCTCTACGGCTTGCATCACCTGACGGTGCTGTGCCTCGGGAAAACCATGGACGACGTGGCACGCTGCGTGACCGATGTCGGCACGGCGCTGACGGAGGTGTCCGCCCTGTGGGTTCGCGAGGACCTGAATTGTGAACCTGCGTTCTGGGCCACCCTGCCTGGCAATTTCGCCTATGTGGCGCGCAAGTCCATGATCTCATCTAAGAATATGGCGGGCTTCTCGGCCTTCCATAATTATCCCAGCGGCCGGACTGGCGGGGTTCATTGGGGAATGCCGATAAGCGTCCTCGAGACGACGTCGCAAACGGCCTACTTCTTCAACTTCCACGTTCGAGACCTCGGCAACTTCACCCTGAACGGTCCCTCGGGCTCGGGCAAGACGGTGCTGCTCGGCTTTCTTGCAGCACAGGCGCAACGCATCACGCCGCGCCCCAAGCTGGTGATGATCGACAAGGATAGGGGCTTGGATATCTTCGTGCGGTCGCTTGGCGGCCGCTATGAGGTTCTGAAGGCCGGTGAGCCTTCCGGCTTCAATCCGTTGCGCCTGCCCGATACGCCGCGCAACCGGGAATTCCTCTTCCAGCTTTTCAGCTTCATCCTGCGTCGATCCGACGGATATGCCCACTCGACGCGCGAGGAGCAAGTCATTCGCAACGCGATCGCCCAGGTGGCGAGCGCGCCGCCCGAAGGTCGAACCATGGAGGAGTTCGCGGAGCTGTTGCGCGGTGCGATGCGCGCCGGCGATGACGACCTGTATTCGCGCCTTCAGCCATGGATGCGGCCGGATCAGCGCGGTTGGTTGTTCAACAACGCGGAAGACTCGTTTTCGATGTCGTCCATTTTCGGCTTCGACATGACGAGCGTGTTGAGCGACGCAACGACCAGTACGGCGGCCTTGCTCTATATTTTTCATCGTATCGAGGAGCTGCTTGACGGGCAACCGGTCATGATCTTCCTCGATGAAGGCTGGAAGCTCCTGGACAATGATATTTTCAGCTACTTCATCAAGGACAAGCTGAAAACCATTCGTAAGTTGAATGGCATCATTGGCTTCGGCACGCAGTCCGCGGCGGATATTGTGAAGTCATCGATCGCCAACACGCTGATCGAACAGACCCCGACCAATATCTTTTTCCCCAACCCGAAGGCCGACGAGGAATCGCACAGGGCGTTCGGACTGTCGGAGCGTGAGATTAAATGGATCCGCGAAACCCCGCCGGAAGCCCGCAAATTCCTGATCAAGCATGATCAGGACAGCGTCATTGCGCGCCTCAATCTGGGCGCGATGCCTGACGCGATCAAGATCCTCTCCGGTCGAATTGAGACAGTTCAGGAGCTCGACGCGCTGCGCGCGCGCGTGGGCGACGATCCGGACGTTTGGTTGCCAGTCTTTCTTGGGAGGGACCCGGAATGA
- a CDS encoding type IV secretion system protein — MLGLGGIAFAQVPTIDEANLEQARQIASATSEILSTDRNIMNYTQKTLQAVTGDRSSQAGQLAQMALGDGGFSMGSAPSLGSVISGGSLSFAGLGNGSQGIVSNMINGLQLVKTISGLINGQTTQMDKNYSALVNVAATVTGLVDSSQNGVKTRSSAFQSGAQRIGTAQDIKGSIDQNSQIMVQTGLTVNELIGAVNTATAAANQENIDRMNLITQASRGLEYKSGQ; from the coding sequence TTGCTTGGCCTTGGCGGCATCGCCTTTGCGCAAGTGCCTACGATCGACGAGGCTAATCTGGAACAGGCTCGGCAGATTGCATCGGCCACGAGCGAGATCCTCAGCACCGACCGCAACATCATGAACTATACACAAAAGACGCTCCAGGCCGTCACGGGCGACCGTTCGAGCCAGGCGGGCCAGCTCGCGCAGATGGCCTTGGGCGATGGCGGCTTCTCCATGGGGAGCGCGCCTTCGCTTGGTAGCGTGATCTCGGGCGGCTCGTTGTCGTTCGCCGGCCTCGGCAATGGATCGCAGGGCATCGTTTCGAACATGATCAACGGCTTGCAGCTGGTGAAAACGATTTCGGGCCTGATCAATGGCCAGACGACGCAGATGGATAAGAACTACAGCGCCCTGGTCAACGTCGCGGCCACGGTCACCGGACTGGTCGACTCCTCGCAAAATGGGGTGAAGACCCGTTCCAGCGCTTTTCAGTCGGGCGCTCAGCGGATCGGAACGGCGCAGGACATCAAGGGCTCGATCGATCAGAACAGCCAGATCATGGTGCAAACCGGTCTGACCGTGAACGAGCTGATCGGCGCGGTGAACACCGCGACGGCGGCCGCCAATCAGGAAAACATCGATCGTATGAACCTGATCACGCAGGCCTCGCGGGGGCTCGAATACAAGTCCGGCCAATGA
- a CDS encoding type IV secretion system protein yields the protein MNFNITTLLQQVDRFGNNYVSQAYQNLASALTGGGQVGVAGLMLTLYVIFWAISIWQGTSTGSGKEMVWRLFRAFVIYALATSWGDFQTYAYSFANETPSAIGNSLLTSVSANVTGTSAGLNSVNSVQTALQNIWDSLANSTSAFIKSLGVLNFGGYVLAAIILVVGALLIGYAIFLIILSKIFLWLLLALAPVFIILMLFGYTTRFFAGWVTAIVQYMCVQILVYAFCAFFISITQTYFDAVNRSNGAATTTLTEAAPLILICLVGVLLLSQITNVAASLAGGIGIGTPSFGRFYGGAFGSMGQAGQRALMGRMGWSTRQERLAGRERARVSLAQRRYEDSAEYARLSRKLTDPA from the coding sequence ATGAACTTCAATATCACGACGCTTCTGCAACAGGTCGACAGGTTCGGCAATAACTATGTATCGCAAGCCTACCAGAACCTCGCGTCGGCCCTGACCGGCGGGGGACAGGTGGGTGTGGCCGGCCTGATGCTGACGCTGTACGTGATATTCTGGGCTATCAGCATCTGGCAGGGAACCTCGACCGGATCGGGAAAGGAGATGGTCTGGCGCCTGTTCCGCGCCTTCGTCATCTACGCTCTGGCGACGAGTTGGGGGGACTTTCAAACATATGCCTATTCGTTCGCGAATGAGACACCTTCGGCGATCGGGAACAGCCTGCTCACGAGCGTGTCGGCCAATGTGACCGGGACATCGGCCGGGCTGAACTCCGTCAACTCCGTGCAGACGGCCCTGCAAAATATCTGGGATTCGCTTGCCAATTCCACGTCTGCCTTTATCAAGAGCCTTGGGGTGTTGAACTTCGGCGGCTACGTACTGGCGGCGATCATCCTGGTCGTCGGCGCGCTGCTCATCGGTTACGCGATCTTCCTCATCATCCTGTCGAAGATCTTTCTTTGGCTTTTGCTGGCGCTCGCCCCAGTGTTCATCATTCTCATGCTGTTCGGCTACACGACCCGGTTCTTCGCTGGCTGGGTAACCGCGATCGTGCAGTACATGTGTGTGCAGATTCTGGTCTACGCCTTCTGCGCATTTTTCATCTCGATCACCCAGACCTATTTCGACGCGGTCAACCGGTCGAACGGTGCTGCGACAACGACATTGACCGAAGCCGCGCCGCTCATCCTGATCTGCCTCGTCGGCGTGCTGCTGCTGTCGCAAATCACAAACGTTGCCGCCTCTCTCGCGGGCGGAATTGGTATTGGAACTCCTTCGTTTGGGCGGTTCTACGGCGGCGCTTTCGGATCGATGGGCCAAGCCGGTCAGCGGGCGCTGATGGGACGGATGGGCTGGAGCACGAGGCAGGAACGCTTGGCGGGTCGCGAGCGGGCGCGCGTGAGCCTCGCACAGAGAAGGTACGAGGATTCAGCGGAATATGCACGGCTTTCCCGAAAGCTGACGGATCCCGCATAG
- a CDS encoding virB8 family protein, protein MSDVKESAGGPAKETESPLPYYVDAAIWEKDIARRNRWSRSLAWCVASVASVIAVAAVGALILALPLKTYEPYMVVVDKSTGFVEVKRPLADGPLQQDESMGMFDIVRYVKARETYDPKALKDNFDLAQLLSTGDASRELVELFSPANKVTNPVVLYGRNTVVAVTVKSVTFPNQRTALVRFMTEEKSQANTVQRHWVSLIRFRYTGVPAKNEIRFQNPLGFQVLEYRRDQETAPAPTAETPQ, encoded by the coding sequence ATGAGCGATGTGAAGGAAAGCGCTGGGGGACCGGCGAAGGAAACCGAGTCTCCATTGCCGTACTACGTGGATGCGGCAATCTGGGAAAAAGATATCGCGCGGCGCAATCGCTGGTCGCGATCTCTGGCGTGGTGTGTGGCAAGCGTCGCCTCGGTCATTGCCGTTGCAGCGGTGGGCGCGCTGATCCTTGCGCTGCCGCTCAAGACTTATGAGCCCTACATGGTGGTGGTCGACAAATCCACCGGGTTTGTCGAGGTCAAGCGGCCGCTGGCCGACGGTCCTTTGCAGCAGGACGAGTCGATGGGGATGTTCGATATCGTCCGTTATGTGAAGGCTCGCGAGACCTACGATCCGAAGGCGCTGAAGGACAACTTCGATCTCGCGCAATTGCTGAGCACCGGCGATGCCTCGAGGGAGCTCGTCGAGCTTTTCAGCCCGGCGAACAAGGTGACGAACCCGGTCGTGCTCTACGGGCGAAACACCGTCGTGGCTGTGACCGTGAAGTCCGTGACATTTCCCAACCAGAGGACCGCCCTGGTCCGGTTCATGACTGAGGAAAAGAGCCAGGCGAACACCGTGCAGCGGCATTGGGTGTCGTTGATCCGGTTCCGCTACACCGGCGTGCCAGCTAAAAACGAGATCCGCTTTCAAAATCCGCTCGGCTTCCAGGTGCTCGAATATCGGCGCGATCAGGAGACGGCGCCGGCACCCACCGCGGAGACACCGCAATGA
- the virB9 gene encoding P-type conjugative transfer protein VirB9, with protein MNVAGILMAIGLGVCAVQPALAEQTPRAGSRDSRIRFVWYQKDDVVSVPASYGASTMIEFGDDEKIETLGAGDVPAWSIEPNKKGNVLFVKPIEKNAGGNLNVLTNKRSYVFFLKGEFRPVAQQVYAIKFRYPEEASDAALMDEARARASQPNRQGFKAENANSSYAYKGSSANKPLVIYDDGVKTWFRFDPAREVPAIYVVDSERNETLVNYRREGAYIVVDKVNFQWTLRNGHDATCVFNLRLNNVNEPTGLEPYQPQRVGGGVVQKVRGPDAISQ; from the coding sequence ATGAACGTCGCCGGCATCCTGATGGCAATCGGGCTCGGCGTTTGCGCGGTTCAGCCGGCCCTTGCCGAACAGACTCCTCGGGCGGGATCTCGTGACAGTCGCATTCGCTTCGTCTGGTATCAGAAGGACGATGTGGTGTCGGTGCCGGCCAGCTATGGCGCCTCGACCATGATCGAATTCGGCGATGACGAGAAAATCGAAACCCTCGGCGCCGGCGACGTCCCGGCCTGGAGCATCGAGCCCAACAAGAAGGGCAACGTGCTGTTTGTGAAACCGATCGAGAAGAATGCGGGCGGGAATCTCAACGTCCTGACCAACAAGCGCAGCTATGTGTTCTTCCTGAAGGGCGAGTTTCGGCCGGTTGCGCAACAGGTCTATGCGATCAAGTTCCGCTATCCCGAAGAGGCCTCGGACGCGGCGCTGATGGACGAAGCCCGGGCCCGGGCATCACAACCGAACCGGCAGGGCTTCAAGGCCGAAAATGCCAACTCGTCCTATGCCTATAAGGGTTCGTCGGCAAATAAGCCGCTCGTGATCTACGACGACGGCGTGAAGACCTGGTTCCGCTTCGATCCGGCAAGGGAAGTGCCGGCGATCTATGTCGTCGACAGCGAGCGCAATGAGACCCTTGTGAATTATCGCCGCGAGGGCGCGTACATCGTCGTCGACAAGGTCAATTTCCAATGGACCTTGCGCAACGGACACGACGCAACCTGCGTCTTCAATCTGAGACTGAACAATGTGAACGAACCGACCGGGCTTGAACCTTACCAGCCACAGCGTGTCGGTGGTGGGGTTGTTCAGAAAGTGAGGGGACCCGATGCCATCTCCCAATGA
- the virB10 gene encoding type IV secretion system protein VirB10, which yields MLAEEGTAVAAPKFGASTFFKIAVPLGAVVFAGWMIYAATRAPDKPLLTASDGEEFHTTQFPAPGLDTPRPQLDNGTLKIPTAPEEPPAAPAQPPSTIEAPPPPPPALQPPAAPPQVQDDSEARRLAEEERRRQEEEERRKWERLRAKQLVVDSGDAPGSASALGGNGTDAAAAGNAGEGEEDPNRRFLARASQSGADTSKATMNPRTDALVAQGTMIKGVLETAIQSDLAGMVRAVVSEDVWSFDGRRVLIPGGSRLIGEYRSGLATGQTRVFIVWTRLLRSDGMSVQLGSTGTDELGRSGMPGEVDNHYFERFGSAILLSVVGGATQFIANLGTDQNGSNTNQTYTDPQTGQTVTIQTQPNQYVQNARQIGAQQVSQSLNRIAEEALRNSINIAPTIHVDQGSRIMVFVRRDLDFSEFYPDPVREALTEIRRERAAKNRLSK from the coding sequence ATGCTCGCTGAGGAAGGCACGGCGGTCGCCGCGCCAAAATTCGGGGCGAGCACATTCTTCAAGATCGCGGTGCCGCTGGGCGCGGTGGTCTTCGCCGGCTGGATGATCTATGCGGCGACGCGTGCGCCGGACAAGCCGCTGTTGACGGCGTCGGATGGCGAGGAGTTTCACACCACACAGTTTCCCGCACCTGGGCTCGATACGCCGCGTCCCCAGCTTGACAACGGCACCCTGAAGATCCCGACGGCTCCCGAGGAGCCGCCGGCTGCGCCGGCGCAGCCGCCGTCGACGATCGAGGCTCCCCCTCCACCTCCGCCAGCATTGCAACCGCCTGCAGCTCCACCGCAGGTTCAGGACGATTCCGAGGCCCGTCGTCTGGCTGAGGAAGAACGGCGCAGGCAGGAAGAAGAGGAGCGCCGCAAATGGGAGCGCTTGCGCGCCAAGCAGCTCGTCGTCGATAGCGGCGATGCGCCTGGCAGCGCGTCAGCATTGGGCGGCAATGGTACGGATGCAGCGGCGGCCGGAAACGCAGGCGAGGGCGAGGAGGACCCCAATCGGCGTTTTTTGGCAAGGGCGAGCCAGAGCGGAGCGGATACATCGAAGGCCACGATGAACCCGCGCACGGACGCTCTGGTCGCCCAAGGGACGATGATCAAGGGCGTACTCGAGACCGCGATCCAGAGCGATCTTGCCGGTATGGTTCGGGCCGTCGTGTCGGAGGATGTGTGGTCGTTCGACGGTCGCAGGGTTTTGATCCCCGGTGGCTCCCGCCTTATCGGTGAATATCGCAGTGGCCTCGCAACCGGCCAAACGCGGGTGTTCATTGTGTGGACACGCCTGCTTCGATCGGACGGCATGTCGGTGCAGCTCGGTTCGACCGGCACCGACGAGCTCGGTCGCAGCGGCATGCCGGGCGAGGTCGACAACCATTATTTCGAGCGGTTCGGCTCGGCGATCCTTTTAAGTGTCGTGGGTGGCGCGACGCAGTTCATCGCCAACCTTGGCACTGATCAGAACGGGTCGAACACCAATCAGACCTATACTGATCCGCAGACCGGACAGACGGTGACAATCCAGACGCAACCCAATCAGTACGTGCAGAACGCGCGCCAGATCGGCGCGCAACAGGTCTCACAAAGCCTCAACCGCATTGCTGAAGAGGCGCTTCGCAATTCGATCAATATCGCGCCGACGATCCATGTCGATCAGGGATCGCGAATAATGGTGTTCGTGCGCCGCGACCTCGATTTTTCGGAGTTCTATCCGGACCCGGTACGCGAGGCGTTGACGGAGATACGACGTGAGCGGGCAGCAAAGAACCGTCTTTCTAAATAA
- the virB11 gene encoding P-type DNA transfer ATPase VirB11 gives MSGQQRTVFLNKALEPVRRWLDDDRVVEICANGPGLVWVEIVGSTHMEPFDVPELDRAAITYLMERIAASSSQSISEENPLLSAALPGGERFQGVLAPATPTGGAFAIRKQVVKDMRLDDYRKRGSFDTISVQDPGELSETDSALCEYLDAGKIEDFLRLAVRERYSILLSGGTSSGKTTFLNAILHEVPSDERILTIEDTREVKPRQPNYLPLVVSKGDQGLAHVTVETLLQAAMRLRPDRIFLGEIRGAEAYSFLRAVNTGHPGSITTIHADSPTGAFEQLALMVMQAGLGLRKAEIIDYVRAVLPIVIQQTRRGGWRGTSAIWFSRMTEWRAARKVSQNVARIGL, from the coding sequence GTGAGCGGGCAGCAAAGAACCGTCTTTCTAAATAAGGCGCTGGAGCCGGTGCGGCGCTGGCTCGACGACGATCGCGTGGTCGAAATCTGCGCAAACGGGCCTGGACTTGTGTGGGTCGAAATTGTTGGCTCGACACATATGGAGCCCTTCGACGTGCCCGAGCTCGACCGCGCCGCGATCACTTACCTCATGGAACGTATAGCGGCATCATCCTCGCAATCGATCAGCGAGGAAAATCCCTTGCTTTCGGCCGCCCTCCCCGGCGGCGAACGCTTCCAGGGCGTGCTTGCGCCGGCGACGCCGACAGGAGGCGCCTTCGCGATCCGCAAGCAGGTCGTGAAGGATATGCGCCTTGATGATTACCGGAAGCGGGGGTCGTTCGATACGATCTCCGTCCAGGATCCCGGCGAATTGAGCGAGACCGACAGCGCCCTTTGCGAATATCTCGACGCCGGCAAGATCGAGGATTTCCTCCGCTTGGCCGTGCGGGAACGGTATTCGATCTTACTTTCAGGAGGCACATCGTCGGGCAAAACGACGTTCCTGAACGCGATTTTGCACGAGGTGCCCTCGGATGAGCGGATCCTCACCATTGAGGATACGAGAGAAGTCAAACCACGCCAGCCCAACTATCTGCCCCTCGTCGTGTCAAAGGGCGACCAGGGCCTGGCGCACGTGACCGTTGAAACGCTGCTGCAGGCGGCCATGCGCTTGCGGCCGGATCGAATCTTCCTGGGCGAGATCCGGGGAGCGGAAGCCTATTCGTTCTTGCGCGCCGTCAACACGGGCCATCCAGGATCGATCACGACGATCCATGCCGACAGCCCCACCGGTGCGTTCGAGCAGTTAGCCTTGATGGTCATGCAGGCTGGGCTCGGGCTGAGGAAGGCAGAGATCATCGATTACGTGCGGGCGGTCCTGCCGATTGTCATCCAACAGACGCGCCGGGGCGGCTGGCGTGGAACTTCGGCGATCTGGTTCAGCCGCATGACCGAATGGAGAGCCGCCAGAAAGGTTTCCCAGAATGTCGCGCGTATTGGCTTATAG